One segment of Micromonospora parathelypteridis DNA contains the following:
- a CDS encoding DNA polymerase domain-containing protein, with amino-acid sequence MATAAEEIQVGERLVRVSSPDKPYFPERGLTKLDVVNYFLAVGDGILRALRDRPTMLERWPRGVFEGATIATRQTNRGDAFYQKRLPAGAPEWVRTAHITFPSGRTADEVAPSELAVVIWAANLGTLRFHPWPVTAADVERPDQLRIDLDPMPGVGFEQVVPVAREVRAFLAELGLTGYPKTTGGRGLHVYLSIEPRWSFGDCRRAVLALGREMQRRLPELVTTTWWRDQRDRPVFVDYNQMSRDHTMASAYSIRPTPRALVSAPLEWAELDDARPEDFDVLSVPARFAERGDPHAGLDGDRHSLEPLLELADREGLEAPPER; translated from the coding sequence GTGGCGACGGCGGCGGAGGAGATCCAGGTGGGGGAGCGGCTGGTCCGCGTCTCCAGCCCCGACAAGCCGTACTTCCCGGAGCGTGGGCTGACCAAGCTGGACGTGGTCAACTACTTCCTGGCGGTGGGTGACGGCATCCTGCGCGCGTTGCGGGACCGGCCGACGATGCTGGAACGCTGGCCGCGTGGTGTCTTCGAGGGCGCGACGATCGCCACCCGGCAGACCAACCGGGGCGACGCGTTCTATCAAAAGAGACTGCCGGCGGGCGCGCCCGAGTGGGTGCGCACCGCGCACATCACCTTCCCCAGCGGTCGTACCGCCGACGAGGTCGCACCGAGCGAGTTGGCCGTGGTGATCTGGGCGGCGAACCTGGGCACCCTTCGTTTCCACCCGTGGCCGGTCACGGCCGCCGACGTGGAACGACCCGACCAGCTGCGCATCGACCTCGACCCGATGCCCGGCGTCGGGTTCGAGCAGGTGGTGCCGGTCGCCCGGGAGGTGCGGGCGTTCCTCGCCGAGCTGGGCCTGACCGGCTACCCGAAGACCACCGGCGGGCGGGGCCTGCACGTCTACCTGTCGATCGAGCCGCGGTGGAGCTTCGGCGACTGCCGTCGGGCGGTGCTCGCCCTGGGCCGCGAGATGCAGCGCCGGCTGCCGGAGCTGGTCACCACCACCTGGTGGCGCGACCAGCGGGACCGGCCGGTCTTCGTCGACTACAACCAGATGTCCCGGGACCACACGATGGCCTCGGCGTACTCGATCCGGCCCACGCCCAGAGCCCTGGTGTCGGCGCCGCTGGAGTGGGCGGAGCTGGACGACGCCCGACCGGAGGACTTCGACGTGCTGTCCGTGCCGGCCCGCTTCGCCGAGCGCGGCGACCCGCACGCCGGCCTGGACGGTGACCGGCACTCGCTGGAGCCGCTGTTGGAGCTGGCCGACCGGGAAGGGCTGGAAGCCCCGCCCGAGCGGTGA
- the pdhA gene encoding pyruvate dehydrogenase (acetyl-transferring) E1 component subunit alpha — MTTTPQAVRRASPRTRRAATPPDPARPLLPDAEPVRLLDKSGTPLPARTDYPEPPVEVLRELYRRMVLGRRFDIQATALTKQGRLAVYPSSRGQEACQVGAVLAVRDTDWVFPTYRESMALVARGIDPVEVLTLLRGDWHCGYDPTEVRTAPQCTPLATQCVHAAGLAHGEAYQGRDTVALAFIGDGATSEGDFHEGINFAAVFKAPVVYFVQNNRYAISVPLSRQTAAPSLAYKGVGYGVPSEQVDGNDPVAVLAVLTRAVAHARAGNGPFLVEAHTYRMEPHTNADDATRYRDGAEVDAWRDRDPIARLETYLRARGVLDDAAVAEVAEQAEAYAADLRTRMNDQPTVDPLSLFDHVYAQPTPQLIEQREQVRAELAAARDEEGDA; from the coding sequence GTGACGACCACTCCCCAGGCGGTCCGCAGGGCATCCCCGCGCACCCGTCGGGCGGCCACCCCGCCCGACCCGGCGCGCCCGCTGCTGCCGGACGCCGAGCCGGTCCGCCTGCTCGACAAGAGCGGCACCCCGCTGCCCGCCCGCACCGACTACCCGGAACCACCCGTCGAGGTGCTGCGCGAGCTGTACCGCCGGATGGTGCTCGGCCGCCGATTCGACATCCAGGCGACCGCCCTGACCAAGCAGGGCCGTCTGGCCGTCTACCCGTCCTCGCGGGGCCAGGAGGCGTGCCAGGTCGGCGCGGTCCTCGCGGTCCGTGACACCGACTGGGTCTTCCCCACCTACCGTGAATCGATGGCGCTGGTTGCCCGGGGCATCGATCCCGTCGAGGTGCTCACCCTGCTGCGCGGCGACTGGCACTGCGGCTACGACCCGACCGAGGTGCGGACGGCACCGCAGTGCACCCCGCTCGCCACCCAGTGCGTGCACGCCGCGGGACTGGCGCACGGCGAGGCGTACCAGGGTCGCGACACCGTGGCCCTGGCCTTCATCGGTGACGGCGCGACCAGCGAGGGCGACTTCCACGAGGGGATCAACTTCGCCGCCGTGTTCAAGGCGCCGGTGGTCTACTTCGTGCAGAACAACCGCTACGCCATCAGCGTCCCGCTGTCGCGGCAGACCGCCGCGCCGTCGCTGGCCTACAAGGGCGTCGGCTACGGCGTGCCCAGCGAGCAGGTCGACGGCAACGACCCGGTGGCGGTGCTCGCCGTGCTCACCCGCGCGGTCGCCCACGCCCGGGCCGGCAACGGGCCGTTCCTGGTCGAGGCACACACCTACCGGATGGAGCCGCACACCAACGCCGACGACGCCACTCGCTACCGCGACGGCGCCGAGGTCGACGCCTGGCGTGACCGGGACCCGATCGCCCGGTTGGAGACCTACCTGCGGGCCCGCGGGGTGCTCGACGACGCGGCGGTCGCCGAGGTCGCCGAGCAGGCCGAGGCGTACGCGGCGGACCTGCGGACCCGGATGAACGACCAGCCCACCGTCGACCCGCTGAGCCTCTTCGACCACGTCTACGCCCAGCCCACCCCGCAGCTGATCGAACAGCGCGAGCAGGTCCGCGCCGAGCTGGCCGCCGCTCGCGACGAGGAGGGTGACGCCTGA
- a CDS encoding Lrp/AsnC family transcriptional regulator, with product MSQETADEAARAAGSGRSVRALDEVDRRILDELVRDGRTSVRTLAERIHISRTNAYARVERLVRDGVITGFRAQVAPEAAGLGTSAYMALTIEQNTWREVSAELARVRYVEHVALLSGEHDVLALVRAPDNAALRDVVLDRVQRIAGVLSTRSWLVFEEFGGTQSPWQ from the coding sequence GTGAGCCAGGAGACCGCCGACGAAGCAGCCCGGGCAGCGGGATCGGGACGATCGGTCCGAGCTCTCGACGAGGTGGACCGGCGGATCCTCGACGAGCTGGTCCGGGACGGTCGGACGTCGGTACGGACCCTCGCCGAGCGGATCCACATTTCCCGCACGAACGCGTACGCGCGGGTGGAGCGGTTGGTGCGCGACGGGGTGATCACCGGCTTCCGGGCCCAGGTGGCGCCCGAGGCGGCCGGGCTGGGCACCTCGGCGTACATGGCGTTGACGATCGAGCAGAACACCTGGCGGGAGGTGTCGGCCGAGCTGGCCCGGGTCCGCTACGTCGAGCACGTCGCGTTGCTCAGCGGCGAGCACGACGTGTTGGCGCTGGTCCGGGCCCCGGACAACGCCGCGCTGCGGGACGTGGTGCTGGACCGGGTGCAGCGCATCGCGGGGGTGCTGTCGACGCGGTCATGGCTCGTCTTCGAGGAGTTCGGCGGGACGCAGAGCCCCTGGCAGTAG
- a CDS encoding acyltransferase family protein, with protein MTTPALVRSRGTLADLLSGRSNGIGLIRLLLAVGVVLSHSKPLGFGAHDLGYYLTGRQTNVGTMAVYGFFVLSGLLITRSARRTGLIRYAWHRALRIFPGLWVCLLISALVIAPLVALREHGTVAGFFDNPWDRGGPLAYLQANWWTGVRQYGVRDLFVETTPWGEKVNYSVFNGALWSLKYEMFCYVVVGVLAVTAVLRNARRFVLFLTAALYLSILHDWVTSGHFSGPASTASWSFNSPLVGGMSFYYIVYLGFLFAAGATMDLYRERVPINDALGIGSAVALGLSLLFGGFFAIGLPAFAYLLVWLSVRMPRQLHFVGRKNDYSYGIYIYGFVFQQVMTSLGWSRWGYVPFAAMSVAVAFAAAFLSWKLVERPALRLKDWTPGFVARRSSQRVPVEQQTAVAEEPPGTPPAQVGGPTQELPQQPATLVSGR; from the coding sequence ATGACTACCCCCGCCCTCGTCAGGTCCCGTGGCACGCTTGCCGACCTGCTCTCCGGCCGCAGCAACGGCATCGGACTGATCCGGCTCCTGCTCGCCGTCGGCGTCGTGCTGTCGCACTCCAAGCCGCTCGGCTTCGGTGCCCACGACCTCGGCTATTACCTGACCGGTCGGCAGACCAACGTCGGCACCATGGCCGTCTACGGCTTCTTCGTGCTCTCCGGCCTGCTGATCACCCGCAGTGCGCGGCGTACCGGTCTGATCCGCTACGCCTGGCACCGGGCCCTGCGCATCTTCCCCGGTCTCTGGGTCTGTCTGCTGATCAGCGCGCTGGTGATCGCCCCCCTGGTCGCGCTGCGCGAGCACGGCACCGTCGCCGGCTTCTTCGACAATCCCTGGGACCGGGGCGGCCCGCTGGCCTACCTGCAGGCCAACTGGTGGACCGGCGTCCGTCAGTACGGCGTCCGGGACCTGTTCGTGGAGACCACCCCGTGGGGTGAGAAGGTCAACTACAGCGTCTTCAACGGCGCCCTGTGGTCGCTCAAGTACGAGATGTTCTGCTACGTCGTGGTGGGCGTGCTGGCAGTGACCGCGGTGCTGCGCAACGCCCGCCGGTTCGTGCTGTTCCTGACCGCCGCGCTCTACCTGAGCATCCTGCACGACTGGGTGACCTCCGGGCACTTCAGCGGCCCGGCGTCGACGGCGAGCTGGAGCTTCAACTCGCCCCTGGTCGGCGGGATGTCCTTCTACTACATCGTCTACCTGGGCTTCCTCTTCGCCGCCGGCGCGACCATGGACCTCTACCGGGAGCGGGTGCCGATCAACGACGCGCTGGGCATCGGCTCGGCGGTGGCGCTCGGGTTGTCGCTGCTCTTCGGTGGCTTCTTCGCCATCGGGCTGCCCGCGTTCGCGTACCTGCTGGTCTGGCTGTCGGTGCGGATGCCGCGTCAGCTGCACTTCGTGGGTCGCAAGAACGACTACTCGTACGGCATCTACATCTACGGCTTCGTCTTCCAACAGGTGATGACGAGCCTGGGCTGGAGCCGCTGGGGGTACGTGCCGTTCGCGGCGATGTCGGTCGCGGTCGCCTTCGCCGCCGCCTTCCTCTCCTGGAAGCTGGTCGAGCGGCCGGCGCTGCGGTTGAAGGACTGGACGCCGGGCTTCGTGGCCCGCCGGTCGTCGCAGCGGGTGCCGGTCGAGCAGCAGACCGCGGTGGCCGAGGAACCACCCGGGACACCGCCGGCGCAGGTCGGTGGTCCGACGCAGGAGTTGCCGCAGCAGCCCGCCACGCTGGTTTCCGGCCGGTAG
- a CDS encoding NAD-dependent epimerase/dehydratase family protein: MTVTPRRPTEDAGQALRVVVLGGTGFLGRPICRALADHGHTVVAVARNPKAIGPGVVVRALDLAAADVDEITAVLRDLDPDVVINAAGGMWGLSEAQMLAVNVTLVERLTEAVGRLPRRARVVQIGSVHEYGLVPVDTSMSEQMTPAPVMPYGEFKLRCTAAIIEADRQGRIEGVTLRVGNVIGAGQPGHSLLGVVAGRLREAQRSGERARLELAPLGSRRDFIGISDVVAAVLLAVTRPNAAGRVINIGRGVASSARDMVRLLIDVSEVPTDLVEAEHTGPAETNWQRLDVGLAAEVLGWSPSDDLHTEMKQLWEHAGAEVPA; encoded by the coding sequence ATGACCGTCACACCACGACGCCCGACGGAGGACGCAGGACAGGCGCTGCGGGTGGTGGTGCTCGGCGGCACAGGATTCCTCGGCCGCCCCATCTGCCGCGCGCTGGCCGACCACGGCCACACCGTGGTCGCCGTCGCGCGCAACCCGAAGGCCATCGGCCCGGGCGTCGTGGTCCGCGCGCTGGACCTGGCCGCCGCCGACGTCGACGAGATCACCGCGGTGCTGCGTGACCTCGACCCGGACGTGGTGATCAACGCGGCGGGCGGGATGTGGGGGCTGAGCGAGGCGCAGATGCTCGCGGTCAACGTCACCCTGGTCGAGCGGCTCACGGAGGCCGTGGGCCGCCTGCCCCGGCGGGCCCGCGTGGTCCAGATCGGCAGTGTGCACGAGTACGGGCTGGTCCCGGTCGACACCTCGATGTCCGAGCAGATGACCCCCGCGCCGGTGATGCCGTACGGCGAGTTCAAGTTGCGCTGCACCGCGGCGATCATCGAGGCGGACCGGCAGGGCCGGATCGAGGGCGTCACGCTGCGGGTCGGCAACGTCATCGGCGCCGGCCAGCCCGGGCACAGCCTGCTCGGGGTGGTCGCGGGCCGGCTGCGCGAAGCCCAGCGGTCCGGTGAGCGGGCACGGCTGGAGCTGGCGCCGCTCGGTTCCCGACGCGATTTCATCGGCATCAGTGACGTGGTCGCCGCCGTGCTGCTGGCCGTGACCCGCCCCAACGCCGCCGGCCGCGTGATCAACATCGGTCGGGGGGTGGCATCCAGCGCGCGTGATATGGTCCGACTCCTCATCGACGTGAGCGAGGTGCCGACCGACCTCGTCGAGGCCGAGCACACCGGCCCCGCCGAGACCAACTGGCAGCGGCTCGACGTCGGGCTGGCCGCCGAGGTGCTCGGTTGGTCGCCGAGCGATGATCTACACACCGAGATGAAGCAGTTGTGGGAGCACGCCGGCGCCGAGGTGCCCGCCTGA
- a CDS encoding glycosyltransferase family 2 protein, translated as MWPAPVELLPPRTVRPADPMIVDIMLPYYGSVPLMQAAVRSVMAQSDPGWRLTVVDDGTAPGVPEWFAGIDDERVSYQRNERNLGITANYRKCVGLAEHEYLVMMGTDDIMHPNYVATVRSVIEQYPGVGMVQPGVEVIDADGTVVNTIVDEAKRRLYAPRIDSRELMGGEDLAASLLRGCWFYFPSICWRTDALKAVDFRDEFQVIQDLALVIDLIQRGEQMAVDNTLCFQYRRHAVSKSAADAVNGSRFTEARAYFVDVARRMDEQGWPRAARAARRYTSSRLHAITMLPTAVLSGKMAGVRSLSRHAFGPGR; from the coding sequence ATGTGGCCCGCGCCTGTCGAGCTACTTCCACCACGCACAGTTAGGCCTGCCGACCCCATGATTGTCGACATAATGCTGCCGTACTACGGAAGCGTGCCCCTCATGCAGGCGGCAGTGCGCAGCGTGATGGCGCAGAGTGACCCTGGCTGGCGCCTCACCGTGGTCGACGACGGCACCGCGCCGGGGGTGCCGGAGTGGTTCGCGGGCATCGACGACGAGCGGGTCAGCTACCAGCGCAACGAGCGCAATCTGGGGATCACCGCCAACTACCGCAAGTGTGTCGGTCTCGCCGAGCACGAATACCTGGTGATGATGGGCACGGACGACATCATGCACCCCAACTACGTCGCCACCGTGCGATCGGTGATCGAGCAGTACCCGGGCGTCGGCATGGTCCAGCCGGGGGTCGAGGTCATCGACGCCGACGGCACGGTGGTCAACACGATCGTCGACGAGGCCAAGCGGCGGCTCTACGCCCCCCGGATCGACTCCCGCGAGCTGATGGGAGGCGAGGACCTGGCGGCCAGCCTGCTGCGCGGCTGCTGGTTCTACTTCCCGTCGATCTGCTGGCGCACGGACGCGCTCAAGGCCGTCGACTTCCGCGACGAGTTCCAGGTCATCCAGGATCTGGCGCTGGTCATCGACCTGATCCAGCGCGGTGAGCAGATGGCGGTCGACAACACCCTCTGCTTCCAGTACCGGCGGCACGCGGTCAGCAAGTCCGCCGCCGACGCGGTCAACGGCTCCCGGTTCACCGAGGCGCGGGCGTACTTCGTCGATGTCGCCCGGCGCATGGACGAGCAGGGCTGGCCCCGGGCGGCCCGGGCGGCCCGTCGCTACACCTCGTCCCGGCTGCACGCCATCACCATGCTGCCGACGGCGGTGCTCTCGGGCAAGATGGCCGGCGTACGGAGCCTGTCCCGGCACGCGTTCGGGCCGGGCCGATGA